In the Hordeum vulgare subsp. vulgare chromosome 7H, MorexV3_pseudomolecules_assembly, whole genome shotgun sequence genome, one interval contains:
- the LOC123407158 gene encoding aspartic proteinase nepenthesin-1-like, with translation MAAPLLFLLLLLPLAPSPVSPAAVAPAPKPGKFVTKELRTTTNKSVKDYMSQRAGRPGQRKDGEQQTGSEAGDLSIFIFDLSVGTSPQTLPVIMDISTDLVWANCKSCPSCPTLSPPSMPAFHPGDSKSFAEVGCATQTCQRMSERDCTGNDVCKYTTHYMSGFLATDTFSFGNITGPGHTDVPGVVFGCSGNVTLPDLDGVSGFAGFSRGPLSLVSQLNISSFTYFLAPPDDAGAKSFVSWSWGGAADDNDDAAVVQTTTTGGSSSTPLVASKKTENPYWYYVNLTGVQVDGKLLTSIPAGTFDFPSSNGVFLSTMLPVTYLVEAAYSVLRQELVSRIQSEGAAPVNASDDEDLCFLTDDLASAKVPTLALVFDGADAAMELKVENYFLDLGDGFTCFTILPSPQGLQSSVLGSMLQAGRKMTYEIHGDGGGALTFETLEKAAGAPAPAKVPLMIVATTLLLWALLL, from the coding sequence ATGGCGGCTccacttctatttcttcttctccttcttcctctggcTCCCTCCCCTGTCTCGCCGGCCGCCGTCGCACCGGCTCCCAAGCCCGGCAAGTTCGTCACCAAAGAGCTCCGTACGACAACCAACAAGTCCGTCAAGGATTACATGTCACAGAGGGCAGGCCGCCCCGGGCAGCGCAAGGACGGCGAGCAGCAGACGGGCAGCGAGGCGGGGGACCTCTCCATCTTCATCTTCGACCTCTCCGTCGGGACCTCGCCGCAGACCCTCCCCGTCATCATGGACATCAGCACCGACCTCGTCTGGGCGAACTGCAAATCCTGCCCCTCGTGCCCCACGCTGTCGCCGCCGTCAATGCCCGCGTTCCATCCCGGGGACTCAAAATCCTTCGCCGAGGTCGGCTGCGCCACCCAGACTTGCCAGCGCATGAGCGAGCGCGACTGCACCGGCAACGACGTCTGCAAGTACACAACGCACTACATGTCCGGCTTCCTCGCCACCGACACGTTCAGTTTCGGCAACATCACGGGGCCGGGACATACAGACGTGCCGGGCGTGGTGTTTGGCTGCAGCGGCAACGTCACGTTGCCGGACCTCGACGGCGTCTCCGGCTTTGCAGGCTTCAGCAGGGGGCCCCTCTCCCTCGTGTCGCAGCTCAACATCTCCAGCTTCACCTACTTTCTCGCGCCTCCCGATGACGCCGGTGCCAAGAGCTTCGTCAGCTGGAGCTGGGGCGGCGCcgccgacgacaacgatgacgctgCAGTAGTGCAGACGACAACCACGGGGGGCAGCAGCAGCACGCCGCTAGTGGCGTCCAAAAAAACCGAAAACCCTTATTGGTACTACGTCAATCTCACCGGCGTGCAGGTCGACGGCAAGCTCCTGACCTCCATCCCGGCGGGGACCTTcgacttcccgagttccaatggggtgTTCCTCAGCACCATGCTTCCCGTCACGTACCTCGTGGAGGCCGCGTATAGCGTCCTAAGGCAGGAGCTGGTGAGCAGGATCCAGTCGGAGGGCGCGGCTCCGGTGAACGCCTCAGACGACGAGGACCTGTGCTTCCTCACGGATGACTTGGCCAGCGCCAAGGTTCCGACGCTGGCGCTTGTGTTCGACGGCGCTGACGCGGCGATGGAGCTCAAGGTGGAGAACTACTTCTTAGACTTGGGCGACGGGTTCACGTGCTTCACCATACTGCCGTCGCCCCAGGGCTTGCAGAGCTCGGTCCTGGGCAGCATGCTGCAGGCAGGCAGGAAGATGACCTACGAGATCCACGGCGATGGCGGCGGCGCGCTGACGTTCGAGACGTTGGAGAAGGCAGCGGGTGCGCCCGCGCCGGCGAAGGTGCCGCTCATGATAGTGGCCACCACTCTTCTTCTATGGGCGCTCCTCCTCTAG